The window tatataaagtatacatataaaatattatatataaagtatacatataaaatattatatataaagtatacatataaaatactatatatataaagtatatatatataaaatataaatctacatGATGAAGTAACCAGCAGCACAATCAAACTGGAGAACATTTTTAACATCTCACATAGTCTTTTCaggttcctatttttttttttttttttttttgaggaattaaCAGTCTTTATTGGGCTCAGACCAGGAGTCCGTGGATCTTGAGGACCTCTGtgtatttgtcaattttcttCTCCACGTTCTTCTCGGCCTGTTTCCGTAGCCTCATGAGCTGTTTCTTCTTCCGGTAGTGGAGCTtggctttctctttcctcttctcctccagggTGGCTGTCACTGCCTGGTACTTCCAGCCAACCTCGTGAGCCAGGCGCCCCAGACAGGCAAACTTTCTTCTAGGCTTCAGAAGCACGACCTTGAGGGCAGCAGGAACCACCATCCGCTTTTTCTTGTCGTAGGGCGGTGGGATGCCGTCAAACACCTTGAGACGGTCCAGAGCGGCCTGGCCTCGCTTGGTCTTGTGGGGCAGCATACCTCGCACCGTCCGCCAGAAGATGCGGCTGGGGGCCCGGAAGTGgtaggggcctgggggagggttGGTGTTCATCCGCTTGCGGAGGAAAGCCAGGTACTTCAACttgtttctgtagaaattgccaGAAATGTTGATGCCTTCACAGCGTACGACCACCACCTTCCGGCCCAGCAGTACCTGTTTAGCCACGATGGCCGCCAGGCGGCCCAGGAGATGGCCTCGACCATCAAGCACCAGGACCTGCACCTCCGCCATCTTCGGCAGCCGCTTGGGAAAGCTTCAGGTTCCTATTTAGTCAACCATCTTCTGCTACCCTTGCTCCTGCTGACAACCACTGATATGATTTTTTTACGCGATATTTTTTTACTCTTGTAGaggttatataaatggaatgatacatCATGTAGCCTTTTATGCCTGGCATTCTTCGCTTAGCATAATGCACTTTATAAAcctatgttttctttaattttcagtccatttattcagtgaatatttactgagcatctactatgtactaGGTATGTAGCACACTTACCAGGTTCTAGGCTTTAGGAATACAAGAGTAAAAAATACCTATCTTCATGGAGAGAGATGTAGGAATGGgcaacaaataattattataagTTTGTTAGAaggtaataaatgaaaaaatagagaaaaataaaactagttaGCATTTGTGGGGTGGGATGTGCAATTTTAAATGAGATGGTCAAATTAGGTCAAATTGAGAAACTGAACTTAGAGGAAAGAttgaagagaagaagaaataaaccaTAACTGTATGGGTAGCTtattctctgctaccatttataTTTTGCGGCTATTGTGAATGgttgattttcttatattttctaattctttgttaATAGTATAGAAAGGTGCaattgatttttgcatttatctttgtcttatatttgctttgttttgatttttttaatgtacacaACCAGCTTATGCAAaccaaaattgttttttaatcattCCAATCCtcacatatttatttctttttttaaaaaaaacttttattttaggttcagtggtacctaaaataaatacatgtgttaatttattaacaaattaattaatttatataggtaaactcatgtcacagggttttgttgtatagattattttgtcacgCAGGCACTAAATcaagtacccaatagttattttttctgatcctatCCTCCTATCACCCTCCACCCTCGAATAGGCCCACTGTTTGTTGTTTCTCATTCTGcatccatgagttctcatcatttagttttcacttataagtgagaacacgcagtatttggttttctgttcttgcattagtttgctaaggataatagtccTCCAGCTCCATTTATGTTCCAGCAAAAGACAtgccttcattcatttttatggctgcatagtattccaagatacttatgtaccacgttttctttatccattctgtcactgatgggcatttaggttgattccatgtctttgctactgtgaatagtgctgcagtggatattcatatgcatgtgtctttatggtagaaagaGTTAT of the Gorilla gorilla gorilla isolate KB3781 chromosome 14, NHGRI_mGorGor1-v2.1_pri, whole genome shotgun sequence genome contains:
- the LOC101139383 gene encoding large ribosomal subunit protein uL13-like gives rise to the protein MAEVQVLVLDGRGHLLGRLAAIVAKQVLLGRKVVVVRCEGINISGNFYRNKLKYLAFLRKRMNTNPPPGPYHFRAPSRIFWRTVRGMLPHKTKRGQAALDRLKVFDGIPPPYDKKKRMVVPAALKVVLLKPRRKFACLGRLAHEVGWKYQAVTATLEEKRKEKAKLHYRKKKQLMRLRKQAEKNVEKKIDKYTEVLKIHGLLV